Proteins from a single region of Hydra vulgaris chromosome 12, alternate assembly HydraT2T_AEP:
- the LOC100211594 gene encoding E3 ubiquitin-protein ligase SH3RF1 isoform X2 yields the protein MDDSSRIEDLLECPICLERLDERSRVLPCQHTICLSCLGIIVESKGHLQCPECRTSYANLSIEKLPRNVLLVRLLEGIRNSKRSLTKASKRLSAKVKYEALSNQPCARGLYNFISSEEGDLSFNKGDVVTLLREIDDNWWEGGLNGKRGSIPKNFVETLIPLPKIEDDLIKAPFAKALYSYESKDESEIISFREGDIIGVIKKVDDKWLEGILAGQYGIFPLNFIQLNRAAKEVMSGNGSSGATSGSNSDEEPESLKTESKSYKNVVYMKQHSIPLATCEQTDNAPKRNTIHIENPSEKGLSKNLKLIDSEESHTTSITTNSTTTNCSQYYLQTPNEQFQLTNPSISLNCSSTTSVSNKSDPFSTCSITSSPSSDIYVALFTYSPSKDDELALIQGDQYHVIEKHLDGWFRGMHMRSKQTGVFPGNYVKLSSQLNPLVYTTNAVGYSSNPASPTQINNVPIFNFPLTTSNDNSSEVLGASAVDSPSGSPSRNGMSGILKILKKNKSKRNHHSLPQPPCFPTQTTPFPPSYYHSSMPAPPHHRLSRPMPLVPAEPPPPYTPLSESIMFQTINEQTPASLPYNGEKFQAVATYPAANAEELSFCVGDIIYVITKKKDGWYKGMSARTGSIGLFPSNFVKVCS from the exons ATGGATGACTCCAGTAGAATTGAAGATTTACTTGAATGCCCTATTTGCTTGGAGCGTCTCGACGAGCGTAGTAGAGTATTGCCGTGTCAACACACTATATGCTTAAGTTGTCTTGGGATAATTGTCGAAAGTAAAGGGCATCTTCAATGTCCGGAATGCAGAACAAGTTATGCAAatttatcaattgaaaaattaCCGAGAAATGTTTTGCTAGTAAGGTTACTAGAAGGAATAAGAAACAGTAAAAGAAGTTTAACAAAAGCATCAAAAAGGTTGTCAGCAAAG gttAAATATGAAGCATTATCAAACCAACCATGTGCAAGAGgcctttataattttatttcctcTGAAGAAGg aGATTTATCATTTAACAAAGGTGATGTTGTTACATTATTGCGAGAGATTGATGATAATTGGTGGGAAGGTGGTTTAAATGGCAAACGTGGTTCTATTCCTAAGAATTTTGTAGAA ACTTTAATTCCATTACCTAAAATAGAAGATGACTTGATAAAAGCTCCGTTCGCCAAAGCTTTGTATAGTTATGAAAGCAAAGATGAAAGTGAAATAATATCATTTCGTGAA GGTGATATAATTggtgttattaaaaaagttgatgatAAATGGCTGGAAGGGATATTGGCAGGGCAATATGGCATTTTCCCACTCAATTTCATCCAA ctaaatagAGCTGCCAAGGAAGTTATGTCAGGTAATGGGAGTAGTGGTGCTACTAGTGGAAGTAATTCTGACGAAGAGCCAGAAAGTTTAAAGACAGAATCAAAGtcttataaaaatgttgtttatatgAAACAGCATTCTATTCCTTTGGCAACTTGTGAGCAAACCGATAATGCACCAAAAAGAAATACAATTCATATTGAAAATCCTTCTGAAAAAGGACTATCAAAAAACCTCAAACTTATTGATTCTGAG gAATCCCATACAACTTCTATTACGACAAATTCAACTACAACTAATTGTTCgcaatattatttacaaacaccAAATGAACAGTTTCAGCTCACCAATCCTAGTATCTCTTTAAATTGTAGCTCAACAACCTCAGTCAGTAATAAATCAGATCCTTTTTCCACATGCTCAATTACTTCAAGTCCTTCTTCAGATAT atATGTTGCTCTATTTACTTATTCTCCATCAAAAGATGATGAGTTGGCTTTAATTCAAGGAGACCAATATCATGTTATTGAAAAGCATTTAGATGGTTGGTTTAGAGGTATGCATATGCGTTCCAAACAAACTGGTGTTTTTCCTGGAAACTATGTCAAGTTAAGCAG tCAACTTAATCCATTGGTTTATACTACGAATGCTGTTGGTTACAGCTCTAATCCAGCTTCACCTactcaaataaataatgtaCCTATTTTTAACTTTCCATTAACTACATCCAATGATAATTCTTCTGAGGTGCTTGGTGCATCAGCTGTTGACTCTCCTTCTGGTAGCCCGAGTCGAAACgga ATGTCTGGAATTTTGAAGATccttaaaaagaataaatcaaaaagaaatcaTCATTCTTTACCACAGCCACCATGTTTTCCGACACAAACAACTCCATTTCCACCTTCTTACTACCA ttcaTCTATGCCTGCTCCCCCGCATCATCGTTTATCTCGCCCAATGCCATTGGTTCCTGCTGAACCGCCTCCACCTTATACACCACTTTCTGAAAGTATTATG ttccAAACAATTAATGAGCAGACTCCTGCTTCTCTACCTTATAACGGagaaaa atttcAAGCTGTTGCAACTTATCCGGCTGCTAACGCGGAAGAACTTTCTTTCTGTGTTGGTgatattatttatgtaattacGAAGAAAAAAGATGGCTGGTACAAAGGAATGTCTGCGCGGACTGGTTCTATAGGACTATTTCCTTCGAATTTCGTCAAAGTCTGCTCATGA
- the LOC100211594 gene encoding E3 ubiquitin-protein ligase SH3RF3 isoform X1, producing MDDSSRIEDLLECPICLERLDERSRVLPCQHTICLSCLGIIVESKGHLQCPECRTSYANLSIEKLPRNVLLVRLLEGIRNSKRSLTKASKRLSAKVKYEALSNQPCARGLYNFISSEEGDLSFNKGDVVTLLREIDDNWWEGGLNGKRGSIPKNFVETLIPLPKIEDDLIKAPFAKALYSYESKDESEIISFREGDIIGVIKKVDDKWLEGILAGQYGIFPLNFIQLNRAAKEVMSGNGSSGATSGSNSDEEPESLKTESKSYKNVVYMKQHSIPLATCEQTDNAPKRNTIHIENPSEKGLSKNLKLIDSEVRARTQSVNARVLLEQSESHTTSITTNSTTTNCSQYYLQTPNEQFQLTNPSISLNCSSTTSVSNKSDPFSTCSITSSPSSDIYVALFTYSPSKDDELALIQGDQYHVIEKHLDGWFRGMHMRSKQTGVFPGNYVKLSSQLNPLVYTTNAVGYSSNPASPTQINNVPIFNFPLTTSNDNSSEVLGASAVDSPSGSPSRNGMSGILKILKKNKSKRNHHSLPQPPCFPTQTTPFPPSYYHSSMPAPPHHRLSRPMPLVPAEPPPPYTPLSESIMFQTINEQTPASLPYNGEKFQAVATYPAANAEELSFCVGDIIYVITKKKDGWYKGMSARTGSIGLFPSNFVKVCS from the exons ATGGATGACTCCAGTAGAATTGAAGATTTACTTGAATGCCCTATTTGCTTGGAGCGTCTCGACGAGCGTAGTAGAGTATTGCCGTGTCAACACACTATATGCTTAAGTTGTCTTGGGATAATTGTCGAAAGTAAAGGGCATCTTCAATGTCCGGAATGCAGAACAAGTTATGCAAatttatcaattgaaaaattaCCGAGAAATGTTTTGCTAGTAAGGTTACTAGAAGGAATAAGAAACAGTAAAAGAAGTTTAACAAAAGCATCAAAAAGGTTGTCAGCAAAG gttAAATATGAAGCATTATCAAACCAACCATGTGCAAGAGgcctttataattttatttcctcTGAAGAAGg aGATTTATCATTTAACAAAGGTGATGTTGTTACATTATTGCGAGAGATTGATGATAATTGGTGGGAAGGTGGTTTAAATGGCAAACGTGGTTCTATTCCTAAGAATTTTGTAGAA ACTTTAATTCCATTACCTAAAATAGAAGATGACTTGATAAAAGCTCCGTTCGCCAAAGCTTTGTATAGTTATGAAAGCAAAGATGAAAGTGAAATAATATCATTTCGTGAA GGTGATATAATTggtgttattaaaaaagttgatgatAAATGGCTGGAAGGGATATTGGCAGGGCAATATGGCATTTTCCCACTCAATTTCATCCAA ctaaatagAGCTGCCAAGGAAGTTATGTCAGGTAATGGGAGTAGTGGTGCTACTAGTGGAAGTAATTCTGACGAAGAGCCAGAAAGTTTAAAGACAGAATCAAAGtcttataaaaatgttgtttatatgAAACAGCATTCTATTCCTTTGGCAACTTGTGAGCAAACCGATAATGCACCAAAAAGAAATACAATTCATATTGAAAATCCTTCTGAAAAAGGACTATCAAAAAACCTCAAACTTATTGATTCTGAGGTAAGAGCAAGAACACAATCAGTGAATGCAAGAGTTTTGCTAGAACAAAGT gAATCCCATACAACTTCTATTACGACAAATTCAACTACAACTAATTGTTCgcaatattatttacaaacaccAAATGAACAGTTTCAGCTCACCAATCCTAGTATCTCTTTAAATTGTAGCTCAACAACCTCAGTCAGTAATAAATCAGATCCTTTTTCCACATGCTCAATTACTTCAAGTCCTTCTTCAGATAT atATGTTGCTCTATTTACTTATTCTCCATCAAAAGATGATGAGTTGGCTTTAATTCAAGGAGACCAATATCATGTTATTGAAAAGCATTTAGATGGTTGGTTTAGAGGTATGCATATGCGTTCCAAACAAACTGGTGTTTTTCCTGGAAACTATGTCAAGTTAAGCAG tCAACTTAATCCATTGGTTTATACTACGAATGCTGTTGGTTACAGCTCTAATCCAGCTTCACCTactcaaataaataatgtaCCTATTTTTAACTTTCCATTAACTACATCCAATGATAATTCTTCTGAGGTGCTTGGTGCATCAGCTGTTGACTCTCCTTCTGGTAGCCCGAGTCGAAACgga ATGTCTGGAATTTTGAAGATccttaaaaagaataaatcaaaaagaaatcaTCATTCTTTACCACAGCCACCATGTTTTCCGACACAAACAACTCCATTTCCACCTTCTTACTACCA ttcaTCTATGCCTGCTCCCCCGCATCATCGTTTATCTCGCCCAATGCCATTGGTTCCTGCTGAACCGCCTCCACCTTATACACCACTTTCTGAAAGTATTATG ttccAAACAATTAATGAGCAGACTCCTGCTTCTCTACCTTATAACGGagaaaa atttcAAGCTGTTGCAACTTATCCGGCTGCTAACGCGGAAGAACTTTCTTTCTGTGTTGGTgatattatttatgtaattacGAAGAAAAAAGATGGCTGGTACAAAGGAATGTCTGCGCGGACTGGTTCTATAGGACTATTTCCTTCGAATTTCGTCAAAGTCTGCTCATGA